The DNA window ATTTTAACTCAGTGCTCACTCTTCTTTTTTCTCCAATCCCAAGGCGGTATCGAATTAACTTCACTCCACAAGCCCAATTTGGAAGCTTGAGCTTTTAGCTCCTCATCTGAGTAAAGCTCTCGTTCTGAAGGTAATTGCTCATTTTGATATTTCTTATAGTGCCAAGCTAACCCCTTCTTAATTTGCTCCAAGTTCACATCTAGCTTATTAAAGCTGATTTTCCCTATTACCCTGCCATATCGATCATATTTAGAATATTCGACAAATACATCTTTATCGTAAATCAAATCAGAAAGTGATTTCTTCGAGACTTGGCCAAATGGCTGTGCTTTCTCAGGAGCGTCAATTCCTGAAAGCCTAATTTTGTATTGCTTGTGCGAGTCTACAAGCAAAGTGATTGTATCGCCGTCAACGACACCTACTACATGCCCCCTCAATGAATCAGCACTTGCTGAAGAGCACAACAGCAGGACAGCGCTAACTAATATAAGGTTTAGATTTATTTTTCTCATTTTCATCACTCTGGTTACGCCTGTTCTTACTCTTGATTTTCAATTTCGGAAGTCGTGAATTTTCTTGACCTCATCACACGCTCAGCTTGAATAAATCGATTCTCTGTATGCGTTCCTTGGAAATTTACCCTGTAGTAATCTTTGAAAATACCGTTGTCGGCAAGCGAGATTTGATTCTGGAACTCGACCTTGAACTCATACACCCCTTTAACCCAAAGCATCCTTAAAAAGATGGGCACGATGTAAAGATGAATCGCGACTACAAAAATCAAGAGAGTCAGTAGTGGATTCTGGTTATAGATCTTGTCAAGCAACCCCATAAAGCTTTGTGAACTCTGTATTAAAAGCTCCTCCTGATTGTCATTGAGCTCTTTGAAGACCTGACTCTCGCTGACTGCCATCTGATCATTAGAAGTTTCATCCATGTGTGCTTCAATGAGCATTTGCGCCTTTGACTTGATTTGGCTCTCTTCATTCTGCATTAATCTGTCAATATCTGAAGCAGTTACAACATGATTTACTTCACGGTGTAATAACAAAATATTGAGCGGTGCCCCTAAAGATAGAGCTAATACCAATGCCATGATTATTTGTGGAATTGCGTTTTTGATTTCATCAGAAGTAATTCGTGAGGTGCCATCTCCAATTCCAGAAATTGTTAAACACGCACGGTAAATATTGAATACGACTAAGAACCAAATAAAGCCTGTGACCAATGCAATTGAAAAATTCACATAGTCGCTGTATTTACTATCAATTACGGATGCTTCCAATATGTTGTAAACGGTATAAATAACACTTATGAAGCTCAAAAGGCTGACCATTAAAACCAATAAGCCAATGTATAGATTTCTTCGGCGTTCATGTAATGGGCAGTCATATATCAACTGGGTGTCCACGCCTGCGGAGGCATACACAAAGCCCTTTAGCGCATGAAACAGTTTCTTCACAATGAACTCCGCTTATTATTTTTAATAGCTTCTCTAAGAGACCTATAAAGATCATCGCCAGTAGAGTTTGGCTTCTTCTTGCGCTCTTTCACATTAGACTTGTACAGTGGGTGTTGTATTGCTGTCTCATCAAACGGCTCCCCTTCTTTGATAAATCTGTTTCTTATGTTTCTGATAACTGTTCTAAATATCCGAAACTGCTTATGAAGGCTCACACGGCTAAATTGAATGCTTTTTAATTCATACCTCAATATCACACCCGTATTTATATAATCTCTGTAGATATAAGGCCCACCTACAAATAAGATTACAAACAAACTTAGAATAATCGCCAAGAAGACGTGTTTGACAAACCAACCCGTATAGTTAAATAGAATTGACGGATTTTGAAGTTTTTTTGTTTTCACTTCTTCAATACTTTGTACATTCTTGGCTAGCATTTCATCGATGAACTGCAATTCTGATTTAACGATACCCTC is part of the Merismopedia glauca CCAP 1448/3 genome and encodes:
- a CDS encoding thermonuclease family protein, giving the protein MRKINLNLILVSAVLLLCSSASADSLRGHVVGVVDGDTITLLVDSHKQYKIRLSGIDAPEKAQPFGQVSKKSLSDLIYDKDVFVEYSKYDRYGRVIGKISFNKLDVNLEQIKKGLAWHYKKYQNEQLPSERELYSDEELKAQASKLGLWSEVNSIPPWDWRKKKSEH
- a CDS encoding DUF4407 domain-containing protein produces the protein MKKLFHALKGFVYASAGVDTQLIYDCPLHERRRNLYIGLLVLMVSLLSFISVIYTVYNILEASVIDSKYSDYVNFSIALVTGFIWFLVVFNIYRACLTISGIGDGTSRITSDEIKNAIPQIIMALVLALSLGAPLNILLLHREVNHVVTASDIDRLMQNEESQIKSKAQMLIEAHMDETSNDQMAVSESQVFKELNDNQEELLIQSSQSFMGLLDKIYNQNPLLTLLIFVVAIHLYIVPIFLRMLWVKGVYEFKVEFQNQISLADNGIFKDYYRVNFQGTHTENRFIQAERVMRSRKFTTSEIENQE